The following proteins are encoded in a genomic region of Brachionichthys hirsutus isolate HB-005 unplaced genomic scaffold, CSIRO-AGI_Bhir_v1 contig_197, whole genome shotgun sequence:
- the LOC137913744 gene encoding BTB/POZ domain-containing protein kctd15: protein MFETEGRSMSRLSLTRSPVSPLATQGIPLPAQLTKANAPVHIDVGGHMYTSSLATLTKYPDSRISRLFNGTEPIVLDSLKQHYFIDRDGEIFRYILSFLRTSKLLLPDDFKDFHLLYEEARYYQLMPMIKELERWKQEREQRRLAQPCDCLVVRVTPDLGERIALSGEKVLIEEIFPETGDVMCNSVNAGWNQDPTHVIRFPLNGYCRLNSVQVMERVFQKGFSVAASCGGGVDSSQFSEYVLCREDRRSLSINTSIRIKQEPLD from the exons ATGTTTGAAACG GAGGGAAGAAGCATGTCGCGGCTGTCTCTGACCCGGTCCCCGGTCTCTCCTCTGGCCACTCAGGGGATCCCTCTGCCGGCTCAGCTGACCAAGGCTAACGCTCCGGTGCACATCGACGTTGGGGGACACATGTACACCAGCAGCCTGGCGACACTCACCAAGTACCCAGACTCAAG AATCAGTCGCCTGTTCAATGGCACGGAGCCCATCGTGCTGGACAGCTTGAAGCAGCACTACTTCATAGATCGGGACGGCGAGATATTCCGCTACATTCTCAGTTTCCTCAGGACCAGCAAATTGCTCCTTCCAGATGACTTCAAG GATTTCCATCTGCTGTACGAGGAGGCGCGCTATTACCAGCTGATGCCCATGATCAAGGAGCTGGAGCGCTGGAAGCAAGAGCGCGAGCAACGACGGCTGGCGCAGCCCTGTGACTGTCTGGTGGTTCGTGTCACACCCGACCTGGGCGAGAGGATTGCCTTGAGCGGGGAGAAGGTCCTCATCGAGGAGATCTTTCCTGAGACTGGAGACGTTATGTGTAACTCAGTCAATGCTGGCTGGAACCAGGACCCAACGCACGTCATCCGCTTTCCACTCAATGGCTACTGCAGGCTCAACTCTGTCCAG gtcatggaGCGTGTTTTCCAGAAAGGCTTCAGCGTGGCGGCGTCCTGTGGTGGCGGCGTAGACTCGTCCCAGTTCAGCGAGTACGTGTTGTGTCGTGAGGACCGGCGAAGTCTGTCCATCAACACTTCCATCAGGATAAAACAGGAACCCCTGGACTAA